A part of Acropora palmata chromosome 6, jaAcrPala1.3, whole genome shotgun sequence genomic DNA contains:
- the LOC141883850 gene encoding uncharacterized protein LOC141883850 has protein sequence MTVPIMSEESTNDEKDAYTSVPIVVLTVHRAQEEAKEQNAHGNLEAEDVLPLPASKYRYSKWHELEDMDVKGNMLRSPRVRRNPRGFKVENIRKLDEEERLEYRDSDDEEFRVALPLKRNKPKRVRNYKNKMENWENVEAVNLSYQDLGHPFQKKEFQRVLRRLIRCEQIQLIENSLTDLSTVLLPRCTHLYLQRNFITDLKKLPKAPLLVHLSLQENNIQSLNGLEVLRKTGVQSLVLKGNPVALDPNYRQQVFRILPGLQILDGIPLLDSDLQDGVANAKSCVIS, from the exons ATGACTGTGCCGATTATGTCTGAAGA ATCAACAAATGACGAAAAAGATGCATATACTTCAGTTCCTATTGTTGTTTTAACTGTGCATCGTGCACAAGAAGAAGCCAAAGAGCAAAATGCCCACGGTAATCTGGAGGCTGAAGATGTCCTACCG CTACCGGCTTCCAAGTACAGATATAGCAAATGGCACGAACTTGAAGATATGGACGTGAAAGGGAACATGTTACGATCGCCAAGAGTAAGGAGAA ATCCAAGAGGAtttaaagttgaaaatattcgAAAACTGGATGAAGAAGAGAGATTAGAGTATAGAGACTCAGACGATGAGGAGTTTAGGGTTGCTCTTCCTTTGAAGAGAAACAAACCCAAGAGAGTTCGCAACTACAagaacaaaatggaaaactggGAAAATGTAGAG GCGGTGAATTTGTCTTATCAAGACCTTGGACATCCTTTCCAGAAGAAAGAATTCCAGAGAGTGCTCAGAAGACTCATCAGATGTGAACAAAtccaactcattgaaaattCCCTCACGGATTTAAGTACTGTCTTACTTCCAAG GTGTACGCATCTTTatcttcaaagaaattttatcACAGATTTAAAG AAACTTCCTAAAGCTCCCCTCCTGGTACATCTGTctctacaagaaaataatattcaaagCTTAAATGGATTGGAAGTGCTGCGAAAGACAGGAGTCCAGTCTCTTGTGCTTAAAGGGAACCCAGTAGCGTTGGATCCAAACTATAGACAACA GGTGTTTAGAATTCTGCCGGGGTTACAAATTTTAGATGGTATCCCATTATTGGACAGTGACTTACAGGACGGTGTGGCGAACGCAAAAAGTTGTGTCATATCGTAG
- the LOC141883845 gene encoding cellular tumor antigen p53-like, producing MSQTSNSSLEPGLSQETFNDLFNTIGQYINPQDLQGIQTDYQMASPSLHMVDENMHENLELKLECVNVQRHEQGEFSSYIPDQNFSQGSYKPEEIAVKQHPIVCKQEHLSNGLKSSLSPEQSSPQPLIVSNTDFPGSYCFDIGYEEEKVPVTKSVHWTYSPYLDKLFLKMRVIVPFRIKLQGYPSPQTASAHFIRAVVIYRQPEYYRENVERCPNHITKHKDGHHAPKHLLRCENPQTTYVTCPVTGRHCLTIPLGEPQAGSDFVTEMFQFMCFNSCPGGLNRRPILVIFTLECGNQVLGRKALNIRVCACPGRDRTSEEKTESKKRSNNNNCLVSQVEAQGSQPERTSTPNTTPPSTPQVSSSSSGPHTPPPPAEEPSASTSDGKQMPRLIKKRSYPFMSSGFEVRQLNVDRIPFNKKQKTQDEEVFTIQVKGREKYELLLKIKESLDLMDLVPQAQIDKYRQSCPPCGRLKNSQNMQHSENGESQNSNDSQADEVDGPSQSFSQLSRSDSGSPYHSPTSSQQSTGSGGGGAGINAVRFTLRRTLSLEKKGHFHVGIP from the exons ATGTCTCAGACTTCGAACAGCTCGCTGGAGCCTGGTTTGAGTCAGGAAACATTTAATGATCTGTTTAACACCATTGGTCAATATATTAATCCTCAAGATttgcaagg aATACAGACAGATTATCAAATGGCTTCTCCATCCCTTCACATGGTGGACGAAAATATGCATG AAAATTTGGAGCTGAAACTGGAATGTGTAAATGTTCAGAGGCATGAG CAAGGGGAATTTTCCTCTTATATTCCTGATCAAAACTTCAGTCAAGGATCGTACAAGCCAGAGGAAATAGCTGTCAAGCAACATCCCATCGTATGCAAGCAAGAACATCTTAGTAATGGGTTGAAGTCAAGTCTGTCTCCTGAGCAAAGCTCTCCACAGCCCCTCATTGTGTCAAATACCGACTTTCCGGGGAGTTACTGCTTTGATATTGGCTATGAGGAAGAGAAGGTTCCAGTAACAAAGTCTGTACATTGGACCTACTCACCATATTTGGACAAactgtttttaaaaatgagGGTTATCGTACCTTTTAGGATCAAATTGCAGG GTTATCCTTCACCACAAACCGCTTCTGCTCACTTTATAAGAGCTGTTGTCATTTACAGACAACCAGAGTATTATCGGGAAAATGTTGAACGGTGCCCAAATCACATCACGAAACATAAGGATG GACATCATGCTCCGAAGCATTTGCTTCGGTGTGAAAACCCTCAAACAACTTATGTGACATGCCCTGTAACTGGAAGGCATTGTTTGACAATTCCTTTGGGCGAACCACAAG CTGGGAGTGACTTTGTCACCGAGATGTTTCAATTTATGTGCTTTAATTCGTGTCCTGGTGGCTTGAATCGGCGTCCCATTCTTGTGATTTTTACATTGGAATGTGG taATCAGGTTTTGGGACGGAAGGCTTTAAATATCCGCGTGTGCGCATGTCCAGGCAGGGATAGAACCAGCGAGGAAAAGACAGAATCCAAAAAACGttctaacaataataattgcctGGTTTCCCAGGTTGAAGCACAAGGTTCGCAACCAGAGCGTACTTCCACGCCCAATACAACCCCACCCTCTACCCCACAGGtttcatcatcgtcatcggGACCTCACACTCCCCCTCCCCCAGCTGAGGAGCCATCGGCATCGACAAGCGATGGAAAGCAGATGCCAAGACTCATTAAGAAAAGAT cgTACCCGTTCATGTCGTCAGGGTTTGAGGTTCGGCAGCTTAATGTGGACAGAATTCccttcaacaaaaaacaaaaaacacaggATGAGGAAGTCTTCACCATACAG GTCAAGGGCCGTGAAAAGTATGAACTGCTGTTGAAAATCAAAGAGAGTTTAGACTTGATGGATTTGGTGCCCCAAGCGCAAATTGACAAGTACAGGCAAAG CTGCCCTCCGTGTGGAAGATTAAAAAATTCTCAGAACATGCAGCATTCAGAGAATGGAGAATCGCAAAACTCCAACGATTCACAAGCC gATGAAGTGGACGGCCCGTCGCAATCATTTTCGCAACTATCGAGGTCCGACTCGGGCTCCCCATACCACTCACCTACTTCATCTCAACAGAGCACTGGCAGCGGCGGGGGCGGAGCCGGTATCAACGCTGTCCGATTTACATTGAGGCGGACACTCTCTCTTGAGAAGAAAGGACATTTCCATGTTGGAATACCTTGA